A single genomic interval of Hydractinia symbiolongicarpus strain clone_291-10 chromosome 8, HSymV2.1, whole genome shotgun sequence harbors:
- the LOC130656062 gene encoding uncharacterized protein LOC130656062, giving the protein MAAATSFSKERFMQEVQQYKILYDKFDSEFKNQDMKRNAWEKIGSIFNMNAMEAESKYKTIRSAYGRFLRKRKSTPSGSSRNSISHEYDYLEWLNTYIEHRETSTNFPTATPSSFVQVSPSSCDAAENSSNEQQQQGDDVEQINSIEDSILDQFLHGNSNTQQQKENLCLNQTLAKKNAKQQ; this is encoded by the coding sequence atggccgCTGCTACTTCGTTTTCAAAAGAAAGATTCATGCAAGAAGTCCAACAATACAAGATTTTATATGATAAATTTGATTCCGAATTTAAAAACCAGGATATGAAAAGGAATGCCTGGGAGAAAATTGGTTCGATATTTAATATGAACGCTATGGAAGCGGAGAGCAAATACAAAACTATACGATCCGCCTATGGgagatttttaagaaaaagaaaatccacGCCCTCGGGATCTTCAAGGAATTCTATAAGTCACGAATATGACTATCTCGAATGGTTGAACACTTATATAGAGCACAGAGAAACTTCGACAAACTTTCCCACTGCAACACCTTCATCTTTTGTCCAAGTTTCTCCTTCATCGTGTGATGCAGCAGAGAACAGTAGTaatgaacaacaacaacaaggtgATGACGTCGAACAAATTAATTCGATCGAAGATTCCATTCTTGATCAATTTTTACACGGGAATTCGAACactcaacaacaaaaagaaaacttaTGCTTAAATCAAACTTTGGCGAAAAAGAACGCAAAGCAGCAGTGA
- the LOC130656061 gene encoding uncharacterized protein LOC130656061: MVLMAICDAKYCFTMVDIGSYGRDNDASIFNESEIYNAFQNNLLNLPEHKTTSSKSKLPPVLIGDDIFALKPWLTKPFPLKYLSFEERIYNYRLSRARRTIENTFGILAAKWRIFRRPIKAKPTKIERIIKATVCLHNYLRLTDGPKYTPSGFVDCESNSGEIIPGDWRKEIISSSTFQPLQKSRSNRSTNDANLILLLNILLALKENYHGRKIMLRRVDTTLSIKEFFSIISEQFE; encoded by the coding sequence atggTTCTTATGGCAATATGCGATGCCAAGTACTGTTTCACGATGGTCGATATAGGAAGTTATGGCAGAGATAACGATGCGTCTATATTCAATGAAAGTGAAATATACAAcgcttttcaaaataatttattaaatcttCCTGAACACAAAACAACATCATCGAAATCGAAACTTCCACCAGTTTTAATTGGAGATGACATTTTCGCTTTGAAACCCTGGCTCACGAAACCATTTCCTCTTAAATATCTATCATTTGAAGAAAGAATATATAACTATCGTCTATCAAGAGCAAGAAGAACAATTGAAAATACATTTGGTATTCTTGCAGCAAAATGGAGAATATTTCGACGACCAATAAAAGCTAAACCCACAAAAATTGAAAGAATAATTAAAGCTACTGTTTGTTTACACAACTACCTACGTTTAACAGATGGCCCAAAATATACTCCTTCTGGTTTTGTTGATTGTGAATCGAATTCAGGTGAAATAATACCTGGAGATTGGAGAAAGGAGATAATTAGTAGTTCAACTTTTCAACCTTTACAGAAATCTAGAAGTAACCGCTCAACAAATGATGCTAATTTGATTCTTTTGCTGAATATTTTACTAGCACTGAAGGAGAATTATCATGGCAGAAAGATTATGTTACGTCGTGTGGACACAACCCTGtcaataaaagaatttttttcaataatatcTGAACAATTTGAatga